The Rana temporaria chromosome 4, aRanTem1.1, whole genome shotgun sequence genome contains a region encoding:
- the LOC120935915 gene encoding uncharacterized protein LOC120935915, with the protein MSDRDPTESPAFNQDKADSLLHSAHPARGPHPSLKAREVYEASKEETSSNLTALWHKTLSCIKTANETSNNPEQLNTALSRVKKAFENYKRLSEKFYYLLSHYSMEEAAVELMDFTSTDQQRHSTYLEAKAQIEGRLAQLHETTSCKSASSRHSGKSSRSARSYHKSSKSLRSCSVRSTLSDQIVKARQKVAAAQVQAACSEREAAIKAQLEILQKSKEKEVALAELSVLEQALLEEEGAACPSLAACQDPIERTLQFVLSQNHDITVPPTVGDFSHDHPACGPEGNVSQNQAGQLDTPANRDTPQLPHVTKSSESTYAAHVPPQPYANRDYKGTAKDYRMNSMTPVIQFSSTSNAPRPSDVRPLPRLNPSATPFAPPTSQLQIPTMAQVGAPSVSPVAIKTEGINATELSKSMALQELITTGLYKFDDRPENYRSWRSTFKAVIKSLPVEPQAELDLLIRYSGRQSSEQVKRLKSVYIYNFNAGLDAAWERLDQDYGSPEVIESALFQRLNDFPKISVKDNHKLRELGDLLHELEIAKLDPSLPGLSYLDTAQGVNPIVARLPSYLQGKWTSVGSKYKYEHHVSFPPFSYFAEFVRKVAKSKNDPSFFYPDTTTPLLTTSRGIATNSKFKDLKYPIAVRKTEVASNVLATGIKASNLNQQCPIHNAPHSLSKCRAFKDKPIEEHKSFLKEHNICFKCCASSDHLARDCKITIRCSLCNSAKHVDALHSGLFKRKPSPGGSPKPTSDDGGERTQQHANPVITRCTEVCGEGLHSKSCSKICLVRVFPEGCPQNSIKMYAILDDQSNRSLASPEFFDLFNIHGEAWSYTLQTCAGKINTSGRRAHGFIVASEYEDIEFPLPTLIECDQLPNNREEIPTPETARHHPHLSHIADYIPSLNKDVKILILLGRDVPRVHKIRELCNGPDDAPQAQKLDLGWVIIGEVCLDQSHKLLDVASYKTNVAYRSMKCPLHYYVKERLDFKNEVPYQALQGINCKLTSQKDLGDSVYQTTCDDNKIAPSVEDKEFIKIMDKEFFKDNSNSWVAPLPFRVPRLTLPNNLGQALTRFAALKKILCNKPEMQEHFLVFVQKILDNLHAEPAPDLLPKWEKWRNSMKVLKELNIPRCYSPTSTSRSLRKEIHVFCDASTEAIAAVAYLKIIDPSGRSYVGFLLGRAKLAPKPAHTIPRLELCGATLAVEVAEFLQNEMDSEIDQVKYYTDSKVVLGYICNSVRRFYAYVANRVERIRKVSRPEQWNYVPTGLNPADIATRSVPAGVLTQTNWFSGPKFLSDQSSTNSKEDIDFHLVDPDTDPEIRPEVITLSSNICSRRNLEARRFKRFSSWKRLVKTITRLRHIAQTFRKPNQTSSCHGWHTCKESPNALEYENAELFVIRLVQEVFAEEIKCLRGNRPVSKSSPLLKLNPIIDNEGMLRVGGRLNKSNLLKDQQAHRIQWPVGLITKAITSDDGRVRSVEVRIVKDGASKTLPESSHRDSPNNACFQKF; encoded by the exons ATGTCTGACAGAGATCCCACAGAGTCACCTGCATTTAATCAAGATAAAGCAGACTCCTTACTTCATTCTGCTCATCCTGCTAGAGGCCCTCATCCATCCTTGAAGGCAAGAGAGGTTTATGAAGCAAGTAAGGAAGAAACATCTAGTAACCTGACTGCATTATGGCATAAGACTTTAAGTTGTATAAAAACCGCTAATGAAACTAGCAACAATCCTGAGCAATTGAACACTGCTCTCTCAAGGGTTAAGAAGGCATTTGAGAATTATAAAAGACTTTCTGAAAAGTTCTATTACCTATTGTCACATTACAGCATGGAGGAAGCCGCAGTGGAATTAATGGACTTTACTTCTACTGACCAGCAGAGGCATAGCACATATCTTGAAGCAAAGGCACAGATAGAAGGTAGATTAGCACAGCTACATGAAACTACATCCTGTAAATCTGCTTCTTCCAGACACTCAGGAAAATCTTCTAGATCTGCCCGCTCCTATCATAAATCCTCTAAGTCACTGCGGTCCTGCTCTGTAAGGTCAACACTGAGCGACCAAATAGTCAAAGCTCGCCAGAAGGTCgcagcagcccaggttcaagcCGCCTGCTCTGAAAGAGAAGCAGCCATCAAA GCTCAGCTAGAAATCCTTCAGAAGAGTAAAGAAAAGGAAGTAGCATTGGCGGAATTATCCGTCTTGGAACAAGCCCTATTGGAAGAAGAAGGAGCAGCTTGTCCCAGCTTGGCTGCTTGTCAAGACCCCATTGAAAGGACCCTACAGTTCGTCTTAAGCCAGAACCACGACATCACAGTCCCACCTACAGTTGGAgatttttctcatgatcatccagCATGTGGACCAGAAGGCAACGTGTCACAAAATCAAGCTGGTCAACTAGACACACCTGCTAACAGAGACACTCCGCAACTACCGCATGTCACAAAATCAAGTGAGTCAACCTACGCGGCTCACGTGCCACCGCAACCCTATGCGAATAGAGATTACAAGGGTACAGCAAAAGACTACAGGATGAACTCTATGACCCCTGTGATACAGTTCTCTTCAACTTCAAATGCTCCGAGACCTTCAGACGTCAGACCCTTACCTAGATTGAACCCATCTGCAACACCTTTCGctccaccaaccagccaacttCAGATACCAACCATGGCTCAAGTCGGCGCACCATCAGTATCCCCGGTGGCTATAAAAACTGAAGGCATCAACGCTACGGAGCTCAGCAAGAGTATGGCTTTACAAGAATTGATCACAACTGGACTGTATAAATTTGATGACCGCCCAGAGAACTACAGGAGTTGGAGATCTACATTTAAGGCGGTAATCAAGAGCTTGCCCGTTGAACCTCAAGCAGAACTCGATTTACTAATAAGGTATTCGGGGCGACAATCTTCAGAACAAGTAAAGAGACTTAAATCTGTTTACATCTATAACTTTAACGCAGGCCTTGATGCTGCCTGGGAACGTCTAGATCAAGACTATGGGAGTCCCGAAGTCATTGAATCTGCCTTATTCCAGAGACTAAATGACTTTCCTAAGATCTCTGTTAAGGACAATCATAAGCTTAGAGAGTTAGGCGACCTCCTTCATGAACTTGAAATTGCTAAGCTAGATCCTAGTTTACCAGGTCTTAGCTATTTAGACACTGCTCAGGGCGTGAATCCTATTGTAGCAAGGTTGCCTAGTTATCTTCAGGGAAAGTGGACTAGTGTAGGATCAAAATATAAGTATGAACATCAtgtttccttccctcccttttcttattttgcagagttcgtgcggaaggttgcaaaatccaagaatgacccaagcttcttctatccagatacaaccacccctcttttaaccacttcaaggggTATTGCCACCAACAGTAAGTTCAAGGATTTAAAGTATCCTATTGCCGTGAGGAAGACAGAGGTAGCATCCAACGTCTTGGCTACAGGCATTAAGGCAAGCAATCTCAATCAACAGTGTCCTATCCATAATGCGCCACATTCTCTCTCCAAATGCCGTGCATTTAAGGACAAGCCTATTGAAGAACACAAGTCATTTCTCAAAGAGCATAATATCTGTTTCAAGTGTTGTGCATCCTCCGATCATTTAGCAAGAGACTGTAAGATCACCATCAGATGTTCTCTGTGCAACAGTGCCAAACATGTGGACGCTCTTCATTCAGGCCTGTTCAAAAGGAAACCTTCACCCGGCGGCAGCCCCAAGCCTACATCAGATGATGGCGGGGAGAGAACTCAGCAACATGCCAACCCCGTAATCACAAGGTGTACAGAGGTATGTGGGGAAGGGCTTCATAGCAAGTCTTGTAGCAAGATATGTCTTGTAAGGGTTTTTCCTGAAGGATGCccacaaaattccataaaaatgtatgccatactCGACGATCAGAGCAATCGGTCATTGGCCAGTCCAGAATTCTTTGACCTATTCAACATTCATGGAGAGGCCTGGTCCTATACCTTGCAGACATGTGCAGGAAAGATCAATACTTCTGGAAGAAGAGCCCATGGCTTCATTGTGGCATCAGAATATGAGGACATAGAGTTTCCTCTTCCAACTCTAATCGAATGTGATCAGCTACCGAACAACAGAGAAGAAATCCCCACACCAGAGACTGCACGTCATCACCCCCATTTAAGCCACATTGCTGACTACATTCCATCACTTAACAAGGATGTTAAGATCTTGATTCTACTAGGGAGAGACGTTCCTAGAGTCCATAAAATAAGAGAGTTATGTAATGGTCCAGACGATGCTCCTCAGGCCCAGAAACTTGATCTTGGATGGGTGATAATAGGAGAAGTCTGTTTAGACCAATCTCACAAGCTCTTGGATGTAGCTTCCTACAAAACCAATGTTGCCTATCGGTCGATGAAATGTCCATTGCATTATTATGTGAAGGAAAGACTTGATTTTAAAAACGAAGTTCCATATCAAGCACTCCAAGGTATAAACTGCAAGCTCACTTCTCAGAAGGACCTTGGTGATTCAGTGTACCAGACTACTTGCGATGACAACAAGATTGCCCCTTCAGTCGAAGATAAGGAGTTCATCAAGATTATGGATAAAGAGTTCTTCAAGGACAATTCCAACAGTTGGGTAGCTCCATTACCCTTCCGAGTACCAAGGCTTACCCTCCCTAACAATCTaggacaagctttaaccagatttgCTGCACTTAAGAAAATTCTCTGTAACAAACCTGAGATGCAAGAGCACTTTCTAGTATTTGTGCAGAAGATTTTAGATAACCTTCACGCTGAACCAGCACCAGACCTGCTGCCtaaatgggagaaatggagaaactCCATGAAAGTACTGAAAGAACTTAATATCCCGCGCTGCTATTCACCCACTTCAACTTCAAGAAGTCTGAGGAAAGAGATTCACGTCTTTTGCGATGCATCTACCGAGGCTATAGCGGCTGTGGCTTATCTCAAGATCATAGATCCCTCCGGGAGATCCTATGTCGGTTTTCTACTAGGAAGAGCCAAGTTAGCTCCAAAACCTGCTCACACTATtccaagattagaattgtgtggcGCAACCCTAGCTGTTGAAGTCGCAGAATTCCTGCAAAATGAAATGGACTCTGAAATTGATCAGGTTAAGTACTACACTGACAGCAAGGTCGTACTTGGCTACATATGCAACAGCGTAAGGAGGTTCTATGCGTACGTGGCTAACAGGGTAGAACGAATAAGAAAAGTCAGTAGACCTGAACAATGGAACTATGTCCCAACTGGTTTGAATCCCGCAGACATTGCAACGAGGTCAGTGCCAGCAGGTGTCCTCACGCAAACCAATTGGTTTTCAGGACCCAAGTTTTTATCGGACCAGTCTTCTACAAACTCAAAAGAAGATATCGATttccacctggtggatccagatacTGATCCAGAAATCCGCCCTGAAGTGATAACATTGAGTTCCAACATCTGCTCAAGAAGAAACTTGGAAGCAAGACGCTTTAAACGTTTCTCGTCTTGGAAAAGATTGGTCAAGACTATAACAAGATTGAGACATATTGCCCAGACTTTCCGCAAGCCCAATCAGACATCGTCTTGTCATGGATGGCACACTTGCAAGGAGTCACCCAATGCGTTAGAGTACGAGAACGCAGAATTGTTCGTCATACGTCTTGTGCAAGAAGTTTTTGCAGAAGAGATTAAATGCTTGAGAGGCAATAGACCAGTCTCAAAGAGTAGCCCACTACTCAAACTGAACCCAATAATCGACAATGAAGGCATGCTTCGAGTCGGTGGACGACTAAATAAGTCAAACCTGCTAAAAGACCAGCAAGCTCACCGTATCCAGTGGCCGGTTGGACTTATTACAAAGGCCATCACCAGTGATGATGGAAGAGTCCGAAGTGTGGAAGTCAGGATCGTTAAGGATGGGGCTTCAAAAACCCTTCCTGAGTCcagtcacagagacagtcctAATAATGCCTGCTTCCAAAAATTCTGA
- the LOC120935529 gene encoding gastrula zinc finger protein XlCGF71.1-like, whose amino-acid sequence MIIKVEGEVEETYVRDDQQYKEEDELTTTFKVEEDTPTEISTGHAIEKPSADYLTLVPGCKLEDEYITRDCAGKQTIASTLDGGLHSIGRPSNPSDSKQLRTVRDGAEIQGKEKYSCPECGESFSSELSLTIHQKSRTGGKFYSCSECGKCFLDISELVIHCRSHTDKKPNCCPECGKCFTTKSGLVSHQKTHTGERPYSCSECGKCFAKKSTLVTHQRSHT is encoded by the exons atgatCATTAAAGTTGAGGGTGaagtagaagagacgtatgtgagggatgatcagcaatataaGGAGGAGGATGAACTGACAACGACATTCAAAgtggaggaggacactcctacagagatcagcacag GACACGCCATCGAGAAACCCTCAGCGGATTATCTCACTTTAGTTCCAGGTTGTAAATTGGAAGATGAGTATATCACAAGAGATTGTGCAGGGAAACAGACAATTGCCTCAACTCTTGATGGTGGACTTCACAGTATAGGTAGACCATCAAATCCTTCTGACTCTAAACAACTTCGTACTGTGAGGGATGGTGCTGAAATTCAGGGGAAGGAGaaatattcctgtcctgaatgtgggGAAAGTTTTAGCTCTGAATTAAGTCTTACTATACATCAGAAATCTCGCACAGGTGGGAAGTTTtactcctgttctgagtgtggaaaatgtttcctAGATATATCAGAACTTGTCATACATTGCAGATCTCACACAGACAAGAAGCCAAATTGCTGCCCTGAATGTGGCAAATGTTTTACAACTAAATCAGGCCTTGTTAGTCATCAGAAaactcacacaggggagaggCCTTATTCCTGCTctgaatgtgggaaatgttttgcaaaGAAATCAACTCTTgttacacatcagagatctcataca